A genomic stretch from Arachis stenosperma cultivar V10309 chromosome 3, arast.V10309.gnm1.PFL2, whole genome shotgun sequence includes:
- the LOC130968278 gene encoding ras-related protein Rab11C: MAHRVDHEYDYLFKIVLIGDSGVGKSNILSRFTRNEFCLESKSTIGVEFATRTLQVEGKTVKAQIWDTAGQERYRAITSAYYRGAVGALLVYDITKRQTFDNVQRWLRELRDHADSNIVIMMAGNKSDLNHLRAVSGDDGQSLAEKEGLSFLETSALEATNIEKAFQTILTEIYHIVSKKALAAQEAAGSTVPGQGTTINVADTSGNTKRGCCST; this comes from the exons ATGGCTCACAGGGTGGACCACGAGTACGATTACCTCTTCAAGATCGTGTTGATCGGTGACTCTGGCGTTGGCAAATCCAACATTCTCTCGAGGTTCACGCGCAACGAGTTTTGCTTGGAGTCCAAATCCACCATCGGCGTTGAATTCGCCACCAGAACTCTTCAG GTAGAGGGAAAGACTGTTAAGGCACAAATCTGGGACACGGCAGGTCAGGAGCGGTACCGAGCCATCACCAGTGCTTATTATAGAGGAGCCGTTGGTGCTCTCCTTGTGTATGACATAACTAAGAGGCAAACCTTTGACAATGTGCAAAGGTGGCTCCGTGAATTGAGGGACCATGCAGATTCTAACATAGTTATCATGATGGCTGGGAATAAATCTGATTTAAACCATCTTAGGGCAGTTTCAGGGGATGATGGTCAATCGTTGGCAGAGAAGGAAGGTCTATCATTTCTCGAGACATCCGCACTGGAAGCTACCAACATTGAGAAGGCATTCCAAACTATTTTGACCGAGATTTATCATATTGTAAGCAAAAAGGCACTGGCAGCCCAGGAAGCTGCTGGTAGTACAGTTCCCGGTCAAGGAACCACAATCAATGTTGCTGATACATCTGGGAACACAAAGAGAGGCTGCTGTTCTACCTAA